In a genomic window of Salvelinus fontinalis isolate EN_2023a chromosome 7, ASM2944872v1, whole genome shotgun sequence:
- the LOC129860183 gene encoding zinc finger protein OZF-like isoform X1, with translation MASVKLEDCSQTLELNVNIKDEEEEKSVSLSRLRLSLRRVTSTVRTDSACLSPSTVSPNLQSLGPDCDSGAQFALQDPEMASVKLEDCSQTMELNVDIKDEDDKIGISLSQGDHVETFSTSREQQQEDHRAKRSHHCPHCEENFSILSKLKLHVKIHTGENLYSCTDCGKNFTTSKALTVHQRVHRGEKPYSCSDCGTSFSQMGTLKRHKRIHTGEKPYSCSDCGKSFSQLGDLKTHERVHTGEKPYSCSDCEKCFKRSTALKVHQRNHTGEKPYSCSDCGKSFSQLGDLKTHERVHTGEKPYSCSDCEKCFKTSTEQKVHQRTHTGEKPYSCSDCGKRFSQLGDLKTHERIHTGLKPYSCSNCGKSFSQLGHLKTHERIHTGMKPYSCSDCGKSFSQLDNLKRHERVHTGVKPYSCSDCVRSFSKLDNLKRHERIHTGVKP, from the exons atggcatcagtgaagctggaagactgcagtcaaacactggagctgaatgtcaacattaaagatgaagaggaagagaaatCGGTTTCTCTTA GCCGACTCAGATTAAGTCTGAGGAgggtaacatcaacagtgaggacagaCTCAGCCTGCCTTTCTCCTTCCACAGtgagtccaaacctacagtcactgggtcctgattgtgacagtggagcccagtttgcactgcaggatccagagatggcatcagtgaagctggaagactgcagtcaaacaatGGAGCTGAATGTTGACATTAAAGATGAAGACGATAAGATTGGGATATCTCTTTCTCAAG gagaccatgttgagacattctctacatccagagagcaacagcaggaagatcacagagctaagaggTCTCACCACTGCCCACATTGTGAGGAGAATTTTTCAATTCTATCAAAGCTAAAGTTACATgtaaaaatacacacaggagagaatctgTATTCCTGTACTGACTGTGGGAAGAATTTCACAACATCAAAGGCTCTGACAGTTCATCAGAGAGTgcacagaggagagaagccttactcctgctctgactgtgggacgAGTTTCTCTCAAATGGGCACCTTAAAAAGACacaaacgtatacacacaggagagaagccttactcctgctctgactgtggaaagagtttctctcaactgggcgacttaaaaacacatgaacgtgtacatacaggagagaagccttactcatGCTCTGACTGTGAAAAATGCTTCAAAAGATCAACTGctctaaaagttcatcagagaaatcacacaggagaaaagccttactcctgctctgactgtggaaagagtttctctcaactgggcgacttaaaaacacatgaacgtgtacatacaggagagaagccttactcctgctctgactgtgaaaaatgcttcaaaacatcaactgagcaaaaagttcatcagagaacacacacaggagagaagccttactcctgctctgactgtggaaagaggttCTCTCAACTGGGGgacttaaaaacacatgaacgtatacacacaggactgaagccttactcctgctctaaCTGCGGAAAAAGTTTCTCTCAACTGGGtcacttaaaaacacatgaacgtatacatacaggaatGAAGccgtactcctgctctgactgtggaaagagtttctctcaactggacaacttaaaaagacatgaacgtgtacatacaggagtgaagccttactcctgctctgactgtgtaagGAGTTTCTCTAAACTGGACAACTTAAAaagacatgaacgtatacatacaggagtgaaGCCTTAA
- the LOC129860183 gene encoding zinc finger protein OZF-like isoform X2: MASVKLEDCSQTLELNVNIKDEEEEKSVSLMSPNLQSLGPDCDSGAQFALQDPEMASVKLEDCSQTMELNVDIKDEDDKIGISLSQGDHVETFSTSREQQQEDHRAKRSHHCPHCEENFSILSKLKLHVKIHTGENLYSCTDCGKNFTTSKALTVHQRVHRGEKPYSCSDCGTSFSQMGTLKRHKRIHTGEKPYSCSDCGKSFSQLGDLKTHERVHTGEKPYSCSDCEKCFKRSTALKVHQRNHTGEKPYSCSDCGKSFSQLGDLKTHERVHTGEKPYSCSDCEKCFKTSTEQKVHQRTHTGEKPYSCSDCGKRFSQLGDLKTHERIHTGLKPYSCSNCGKSFSQLGHLKTHERIHTGMKPYSCSDCGKSFSQLDNLKRHERVHTGVKPYSCSDCVRSFSKLDNLKRHERIHTGVKP, encoded by the exons atggcatcagtgaagctggaagactgcagtcaaacactggagctgaatgtcaacattaaagatgaagaggaagagaaatCGGTTTCTCTTA tgagtccaaacctacagtcactgggtcctgattgtgacagtggagcccagtttgcactgcaggatccagagatggcatcagtgaagctggaagactgcagtcaaacaatGGAGCTGAATGTTGACATTAAAGATGAAGACGATAAGATTGGGATATCTCTTTCTCAAG gagaccatgttgagacattctctacatccagagagcaacagcaggaagatcacagagctaagaggTCTCACCACTGCCCACATTGTGAGGAGAATTTTTCAATTCTATCAAAGCTAAAGTTACATgtaaaaatacacacaggagagaatctgTATTCCTGTACTGACTGTGGGAAGAATTTCACAACATCAAAGGCTCTGACAGTTCATCAGAGAGTgcacagaggagagaagccttactcctgctctgactgtgggacgAGTTTCTCTCAAATGGGCACCTTAAAAAGACacaaacgtatacacacaggagagaagccttactcctgctctgactgtggaaagagtttctctcaactgggcgacttaaaaacacatgaacgtgtacatacaggagagaagccttactcatGCTCTGACTGTGAAAAATGCTTCAAAAGATCAACTGctctaaaagttcatcagagaaatcacacaggagaaaagccttactcctgctctgactgtggaaagagtttctctcaactgggcgacttaaaaacacatgaacgtgtacatacaggagagaagccttactcctgctctgactgtgaaaaatgcttcaaaacatcaactgagcaaaaagttcatcagagaacacacacaggagagaagccttactcctgctctgactgtggaaagaggttCTCTCAACTGGGGgacttaaaaacacatgaacgtatacacacaggactgaagccttactcctgctctaaCTGCGGAAAAAGTTTCTCTCAACTGGGtcacttaaaaacacatgaacgtatacatacaggaatGAAGccgtactcctgctctgactgtggaaagagtttctctcaactggacaacttaaaaagacatgaacgtgtacatacaggagtgaagccttactcctgctctgactgtgtaagGAGTTTCTCTAAACTGGACAACTTAAAaagacatgaacgtatacatacaggagtgaaGCCTTAA